From a region of the Mycobacterium sp. SMC-8 genome:
- a CDS encoding ferredoxin reductase has translation MAKNTIKNTAKVADTVRPTIAGAKERPGWHLLRTIAGRITTPLLPDDYLQLANPLWSARELRGRVLEVRRETVDSATLVIKPGWGFSFDYEAGQYIGIGLLVDGRWRWRSYSLTSSPITSKGSRTITITVKAMPEGFLSTHLVGGVAPGTIVRLAAPQGNFVMPNPAPDSVLFLTAGSGITPVMSMLRTLARREQITDVAHVHSAPTEDDVMFGAELSALAARHDGYRLQLRPTRTVGRLDLARLDEVVPDWRERQTWACGPEAMLEAAERTWGAAGIADRLHLERFAVTRAAHGSGGTVEFSRSGKTATVDGATSLMDAGEAAGIQMPFGCRMGICQSCVVGLLDGHVRDLRTGVEHEPGTRVQTCVSAASGDCVLDV, from the coding sequence ATGGCCAAGAACACCATCAAGAACACCGCGAAGGTCGCCGACACGGTGCGGCCGACGATCGCCGGCGCCAAGGAACGGCCCGGCTGGCATCTGCTGCGCACCATCGCAGGCCGGATCACCACACCGTTGCTGCCCGACGACTACCTGCAACTGGCCAACCCGCTGTGGTCGGCCAGGGAACTGCGCGGACGCGTGCTCGAGGTGCGCCGCGAAACCGTCGACTCGGCCACCCTGGTCATCAAGCCGGGATGGGGGTTCTCGTTCGACTACGAGGCGGGTCAATACATCGGTATCGGACTGCTGGTCGACGGCCGTTGGCGCTGGCGGTCCTACTCTCTGACCAGCAGTCCCATCACCAGCAAGGGCTCGCGCACCATCACCATCACGGTCAAGGCGATGCCCGAGGGCTTTCTGTCGACACACCTGGTCGGCGGCGTCGCGCCCGGAACGATCGTCAGACTGGCTGCGCCGCAAGGCAACTTCGTCATGCCGAATCCGGCGCCCGACTCGGTGCTGTTCCTGACCGCAGGGTCGGGCATCACCCCGGTGATGTCGATGCTGCGCACGCTCGCGCGGCGTGAGCAGATCACCGACGTGGCACACGTGCACTCGGCGCCCACCGAGGACGACGTGATGTTCGGCGCCGAACTGTCCGCGCTGGCCGCCCGGCACGACGGTTACCGGCTGCAACTGCGGCCCACCCGCACCGTGGGTCGGCTGGACCTGGCCCGCCTGGACGAGGTGGTGCCCGATTGGCGGGAACGCCAGACGTGGGCGTGCGGACCCGAGGCCATGCTCGAAGCCGCCGAGCGGACCTGGGGGGCGGCCGGGATCGCCGACCGTCTGCACCTGGAGCGCTTCGCCGTCACCCGGGCCGCGCACGGCAGCGGCGGCACCGTCGAATTCTCCCGGTCGGGCAAGACCGCCACCGTCGACGGTGCAACCTCACTGATGGACGCGGGTGAGGCCGCCGGGATCCAGATGCCGTTCGGCTGCCGCATGGGCATCTGCCAGTCGTGCGTGGTGGGTCTGCTGGACGGCCATGTGCGCGACCTGCGCACCGGGGTGGAGCACGAGCCGGGAACCCGGGTGCAGACGTGCGTGTCGGCCGCATCGGGTGATTGTGTGCTCGACGTCTGA
- the secA gene encoding preprotein translocase subunit SecA, which produces MLSKLLRIGEGRMVKRLKGVADYVNTLSDDIEKLSDAELRAKTDEFRRRLADGKEDLDDLLPEAFAVAREAAWRVLNQRHFDVQVMGGAALHFGNVAEMKTGEGKTLTAVLPAYLNALSGKGMHIVTVNDYLAKRDAEQMGRVHRFLGLEVGVILSQMTPDQRRAAYNADITYGTNNEFGFDYLRDNMALRLEDCVQRGHNFAIVDEVDSILIDEARTPLIISGPADGGSNWYTEFARLAPLMEKDVHYEVDIKKRVVGINELGVEFVEDQLGIENLYEAANSPLISYLNNAIKAKELFERDKHYIVRNGEVLIVDDFTGRVLIGRRYNEGLHQAIEAKEHVEIKAENQTVATITLQNYFRLYDKLAGMTGTAETEAAELHEIYKLGVVPIPTNRPMIRSDQSDLIYKTEEAKFIAVVDDVTERYEKGQPVLIGTTSVERSEFLSRQFEKRRIPHNVLNAKYHEQEAGIIAEAGRLGAITVATNMAGRGTDIVLGGNVDYLLDRRLRQRGLDPVETPDEYEQAWHEELPAVKEEVAEEAKDVIAVGGLYVLGTERHESRRIDNQLRGRSGRQGDPGESRFYLSLADELMRRFNGATLETLLTRLNLPDDVPIEAKMVSRAIKSAQTQVEQQNFDIRKEVLKYDEVMNQQRKVIYAERRRILEGENLAEQAHKILVDVITAYVDGATAEGYSEDWDLEKLWEGLKQLYPVSIDHHDLIDSDAVGEPGELTREELLDALIADAERAYAEREREIEEIAGEGAMRQLERNVLLNVLDRKWREHLYEMDYLREGIGLRGLAQQRPEVEYAREGYDMFVAMLDGMKEESVGFLFNVQVERAPAAPAVAAQPTPSGLAEFAAAAAQQGGVATKERPAPAAGLRAKGLDEKAQPLTYSGPSEDGGVEVKRSGGAPSTGGSRKERREAARQQQKSGRHAKRR; this is translated from the coding sequence GTGCTGTCGAAGTTGCTCCGTATCGGCGAAGGCCGCATGGTCAAGCGCCTCAAGGGGGTGGCTGACTATGTCAACACCCTGTCCGACGACATCGAGAAGCTCTCCGACGCCGAGCTGCGGGCCAAGACCGACGAGTTTCGCCGGCGGCTGGCCGACGGCAAGGAGGACCTCGACGACCTGCTGCCCGAGGCGTTCGCCGTGGCCCGCGAGGCGGCCTGGCGGGTGCTCAACCAGCGGCACTTCGACGTCCAGGTGATGGGCGGCGCCGCGCTGCACTTCGGCAACGTCGCCGAGATGAAGACCGGTGAAGGCAAGACGCTGACCGCGGTGCTGCCGGCCTATCTGAACGCGCTGTCCGGCAAGGGCATGCACATCGTCACGGTCAACGACTACCTCGCCAAGCGCGACGCCGAGCAGATGGGCCGCGTGCACCGCTTCCTCGGCCTCGAGGTCGGCGTGATCCTGTCCCAGATGACCCCGGATCAGCGCCGGGCGGCCTACAACGCCGACATCACCTACGGCACAAACAACGAGTTCGGCTTCGACTACCTGCGCGACAACATGGCGCTGCGGCTCGAGGACTGCGTCCAGCGCGGCCACAACTTCGCGATCGTCGACGAGGTCGACTCCATCCTGATCGACGAGGCCCGCACCCCGCTGATCATCTCCGGCCCCGCCGACGGCGGCTCGAACTGGTACACCGAGTTCGCCCGGCTGGCCCCGCTGATGGAGAAGGACGTCCACTACGAGGTGGACATCAAGAAGCGGGTGGTCGGCATCAACGAGCTCGGCGTCGAGTTCGTTGAGGACCAGCTGGGCATCGAGAACCTCTACGAGGCCGCCAACTCGCCCCTGATCAGCTACCTCAACAACGCCATCAAGGCCAAGGAGCTGTTCGAGCGCGACAAGCACTACATCGTCCGCAACGGCGAGGTTCTCATCGTCGACGACTTCACCGGCCGCGTGCTGATCGGCCGGCGCTACAACGAGGGCCTGCACCAGGCGATCGAGGCCAAGGAACACGTCGAGATCAAGGCCGAGAACCAGACCGTCGCGACCATCACGCTGCAGAACTACTTCCGCCTCTACGACAAGCTGGCCGGCATGACCGGCACCGCCGAGACCGAGGCCGCCGAGCTGCACGAGATCTACAAGCTCGGCGTGGTGCCGATCCCGACCAACCGGCCGATGATCCGCTCCGACCAGTCCGACCTCATCTACAAGACCGAGGAAGCCAAGTTCATCGCCGTCGTCGACGACGTGACCGAGCGCTACGAGAAGGGCCAGCCGGTCCTGATCGGCACCACCAGCGTGGAACGCTCCGAGTTCCTGTCCCGGCAGTTCGAGAAGCGGCGCATCCCGCACAACGTGCTCAACGCGAAGTACCACGAGCAGGAGGCCGGCATCATCGCCGAGGCCGGCCGGCTCGGCGCGATCACGGTCGCCACCAACATGGCCGGCCGCGGCACCGACATCGTGCTCGGCGGCAACGTCGACTACCTGCTCGACCGGCGGCTGCGTCAGCGCGGCCTCGATCCGGTCGAGACGCCCGACGAGTACGAGCAGGCCTGGCACGAGGAGCTGCCCGCGGTCAAGGAGGAGGTGGCCGAAGAAGCCAAGGACGTCATCGCCGTCGGCGGGCTCTACGTGCTCGGCACCGAACGGCACGAGTCGCGCCGCATCGACAACCAGCTGCGCGGTCGCTCCGGCCGCCAGGGCGACCCCGGTGAGTCCCGCTTCTACCTGTCGCTGGCCGACGAGCTGATGCGCCGCTTCAATGGCGCCACCCTGGAGACGTTGCTGACCCGGCTGAACCTGCCCGACGACGTGCCGATCGAGGCCAAGATGGTCTCGCGCGCGATCAAGAGCGCCCAGACCCAGGTCGAGCAGCAGAACTTCGACATCCGCAAGGAAGTGCTGAAGTACGACGAGGTGATGAACCAGCAGCGCAAGGTGATCTACGCCGAGCGCCGCCGCATCCTGGAAGGCGAGAACCTCGCCGAGCAGGCCCACAAGATCCTGGTCGACGTGATCACCGCCTACGTCGACGGCGCCACCGCCGAGGGTTACTCCGAGGACTGGGACCTGGAGAAGCTGTGGGAAGGGCTCAAGCAGCTCTACCCGGTGAGCATCGACCACCACGACCTGATCGACTCCGACGCCGTCGGCGAGCCCGGCGAGCTGACCCGCGAGGAGCTTCTCGACGCGCTGATCGCCGACGCCGAGCGGGCCTACGCCGAGCGTGAGCGTGAGATCGAGGAGATCGCCGGCGAAGGCGCGATGCGTCAGCTGGAGCGCAACGTGCTGCTCAACGTGCTAGACCGCAAATGGCGCGAGCATCTCTACGAGATGGACTACCTGCGCGAGGGCATCGGCCTGCGCGGGCTGGCCCAGCAGCGGCCTGAGGTCGAATACGCCCGTGAGGGCTACGACATGTTCGTCGCGATGCTCGACGGCATGAAGGAGGAGTCGGTCGGCTTCCTGTTCAACGTGCAGGTCGAGCGGGCCCCAGCCGCGCCGGCGGTGGCCGCCCAGCCCACCCCGTCCGGCCTCGCCGAGTTCGCCGCCGCCGCGGCCCAGCAGGGCGGCGTGGCCACCAAGGAGCGGCCCGCCCCCGCGGCCGGCCTACGCGCCAAGGGGCTCGACGAGAAGGCCCAGCCGCTGACCTACTCGGGTCCGTCCGAGGACGGCGGCGTCGAGGTCAAGCGCTCAGGCGGCGCTCCGTCGACCGGCGGCAGCCGCAAGGAACGGCGCGAGGCCGCCCGCCAGCAGCAGAAGAGCGGCCGGCACGCCAAGCGCCGCTGA
- a CDS encoding IS30 family transposase, with translation MKSTAADQHPASEQASLSRYLQLADRLLIADGLTAGLSYTAIADKIGRDKSTVSREVAAHRVAGLYLPYQAETAAAAARARPKQSKLVSNQKLRQVVTDGLSNRWSPEEISHRLVKDFPDDESMRVSHETIYQALYFQARGGLKKEVAQALRSGRTRRKPRRRAGQRYQRFVDPMIMISDRPAEIEDRAVPGHWEGDLITGELNRTAIATLVERTTRYTMLVHLSGGHDAESVRDGLIATMKTLPEHLRGSLTWDQGAEMAGHKQFTMATDMQVYFCDPASPWQRGTNENTNGLLRQYFPKGTDLSIYGPEDLEHVAQQLNGRPRKTLDWDTPAERLRDLLQTH, from the coding sequence GTGAAATCCACTGCTGCCGACCAACATCCTGCATCTGAACAGGCATCCCTCAGTAGGTATTTGCAGCTCGCTGATCGGCTGCTCATCGCCGACGGCCTGACCGCCGGCCTGAGTTACACAGCCATCGCTGACAAGATCGGTCGAGATAAATCGACGGTCTCTCGTGAGGTCGCTGCCCACCGTGTCGCGGGCTTATATCTGCCGTATCAGGCCGAGACGGCCGCCGCGGCAGCTCGGGCCCGTCCGAAGCAGTCCAAACTGGTGAGCAACCAGAAACTGCGGCAGGTGGTCACCGACGGTTTGAGCAACCGGTGGTCCCCTGAGGAGATCTCGCATCGTCTGGTCAAGGATTTTCCGGACGACGAGAGTATGCGGGTGAGCCACGAAACGATCTATCAAGCACTCTATTTCCAGGCCCGCGGAGGCCTCAAAAAGGAAGTGGCCCAAGCGCTTCGGTCTGGCAGAACCCGCCGCAAACCACGCCGCAGGGCCGGACAGCGCTACCAACGGTTCGTTGACCCGATGATCATGATCTCTGATCGACCCGCCGAAATCGAGGACCGCGCCGTGCCCGGGCACTGGGAAGGCGACCTCATCACCGGGGAACTCAACAGGACCGCCATCGCCACCCTCGTCGAACGCACCACCCGCTACACCATGCTGGTGCACCTATCCGGCGGCCACGACGCGGAGTCTGTGCGCGACGGCCTGATCGCCACCATGAAGACACTGCCCGAACATCTGCGGGGATCGCTGACCTGGGACCAGGGCGCCGAGATGGCTGGACACAAGCAGTTCACGATGGCCACCGACATGCAGGTGTACTTCTGCGACCCGGCCAGTCCCTGGCAGCGCGGCACCAACGAAAACACCAACGGCCTGCTTCGCCAGTACTTTCCCAAAGGTACCGACCTGAGTATCTATGGGCCTGAGGACCTCGAACACGTCGCCCAGCAACTCAACGGCCGACCACGCAAAACGCTCGACTGGGATACCCCAGCCGAGCGTTTGCGTGATCTACTACAGACCCATTAA
- a CDS encoding wax ester/triacylglycerol synthase family O-acyltransferase, with translation MVTRLSASDASFFRLENSATPMYVGSLQILRRPRNGLSYETLLATVEQRLPQIPRYRQKVREVTLGLARPVWIDDRDFDITYHVRRSALPSPGSDAQLHELVARLGSRPLDKTRPLWEMYLVEGLAKNRLAIYTKSHQALVNGMTALEIGHVIADRTQKPPEFGEDIWIPGREPGDRQLLMGALGEWIMRPTAQAAAVRSMMTEAVTNTSHLVDLGRRAADVARTVARGAAPSSPLNTTVSRNRRFSVASGSLDEFRAVRARYDCDVNDVVLAMVAGALRNWLLSRGEPVRASTTVRAMAPMPVYPDAEIDSAGPGQAIGEVAPFLVDLPVGEGNPVVRLSQIAHATETHPTAPALVDARTIITLSGFAPPTLHAMGIRVATSFSARLFNLLITNAPGAQNQMYIAGTKLLESYAVPPLLHNQTLAIGVTSYNGMLYFGINADRDAMSDVDMLPSLLRESLDELVEAAR, from the coding sequence ATGGTGACGAGGTTGTCGGCGTCGGACGCGTCCTTCTTCCGCCTGGAGAACTCGGCGACGCCGATGTACGTCGGGTCGCTGCAGATCCTGCGCAGGCCCCGCAACGGGCTGAGCTACGAGACACTGCTGGCCACCGTCGAGCAGCGGCTACCGCAGATCCCTCGCTACCGGCAGAAGGTGCGCGAGGTAACCCTCGGACTGGCCCGGCCGGTGTGGATCGACGACCGTGACTTCGACATCACCTACCACGTCCGGCGCTCGGCGCTGCCGTCGCCGGGCAGCGACGCCCAGCTGCACGAACTGGTGGCCCGGCTCGGGTCCCGCCCGCTGGACAAGACCCGGCCACTGTGGGAGATGTACCTGGTCGAGGGCCTGGCCAAGAACCGGCTGGCCATCTACACGAAGTCGCATCAGGCGCTCGTCAACGGCATGACCGCGCTGGAGATCGGGCACGTGATCGCCGACCGCACCCAGAAGCCGCCGGAGTTCGGTGAGGACATCTGGATCCCCGGCCGCGAACCCGGTGACCGGCAGCTGCTGATGGGCGCGCTCGGTGAGTGGATCATGCGACCCACTGCGCAGGCCGCCGCCGTCCGCTCGATGATGACCGAGGCCGTCACCAACACCAGCCATCTCGTCGACCTCGGGCGTCGCGCCGCGGACGTGGCGCGCACCGTCGCCCGCGGCGCCGCGCCGAGCAGCCCGCTGAACACCACCGTGTCCCGCAACCGGCGCTTCTCAGTGGCCTCGGGCAGCCTCGACGAGTTCCGCGCCGTGAGGGCCCGCTACGACTGCGACGTCAACGACGTGGTGCTCGCGATGGTCGCCGGCGCGCTGCGCAACTGGCTGCTGTCGCGCGGGGAACCGGTGCGCGCGTCGACCACGGTGCGCGCGATGGCGCCGATGCCGGTGTACCCCGACGCCGAGATCGACTCCGCCGGTCCCGGCCAGGCGATCGGCGAGGTAGCGCCGTTTCTGGTGGATCTTCCTGTGGGAGAAGGGAATCCGGTGGTCAGGCTGTCCCAGATCGCGCACGCCACCGAAACGCATCCGACCGCGCCGGCCCTCGTCGACGCCCGCACCATCATCACGCTGTCGGGCTTCGCGCCACCGACGTTGCACGCCATGGGCATTCGTGTCGCGACGAGCTTCTCGGCGCGGCTGTTCAATCTACTCATCACGAATGCTCCCGGCGCCCAGAACCAGATGTACATCGCCGGCACGAAACTGCTGGAGTCCTACGCTGTTCCGCCGTTGCTGCACAACCAGACACTGGCGATCGGCGTCACGTCCTACAACGGGATGCTGTACTTCGGCATCAACGCCGACCGCGACGCGATGAGCGACGTCGACATGCTGCCCAGCCTGCTCCGCGAGAGCCTCGACGAGCTGGTGGAAGCCGCGCGGTGA
- a CDS encoding BCCT family transporter encodes MADFSEHQATVVPSSEGDADSGRHPVLDIPVEEERITRSRGIDWVVFGVTAVIALSFLTWGFLSTETLAGVSSAALTWVMNNTGWLFVLTSTGFVVFVLYLALGRYGTIPLGRDDEPPEFKGISWVAMMFSAGMGIGLMFFGVAEPLSHFTTPPPGTGPAGNPEAVQNAMATTLFHWSLHPWAIYAVVGLAIAYGVYRKGRLQLISAAFEPLLGPRANGAWGKVIDMLAIFATLFGSAASLGLGALQIRSGLQIVGGIGETGNTILVVIITVLTLCFVLSAVSGVARGIQWLSNINMVMAIALAFFVFVVGPTVFILNLLPTTLGSYFADLSMMSARTGAEGPDVNAWLQSWTIFYWAWWVSWTPFVGMFIARISRGRTIRQFVAGVLVVPSLVSLVWFVVFGGSAINVQQSGTDLAGEGGVEEQLFTLLDQYPIATVASVVVMILVAIFFVSGADAASIVMGSLSQKGTIRPSRGTVVFWGVATGAVAAVMLLVGGEDALTGLQTITIIAALPFVLVMVGLAVSLLKDLRRDPMIVRREYAVEAVNSAVIAGVTAHGDDFVLAVQKDPHADTDDDEPSASR; translated from the coding sequence ATGGCTGACTTTTCCGAGCACCAGGCGACCGTTGTTCCTTCTTCCGAGGGGGACGCCGACTCCGGCCGTCACCCGGTGCTCGACATCCCGGTCGAGGAGGAGCGGATCACCCGCAGTCGCGGCATCGACTGGGTGGTGTTCGGTGTCACCGCCGTCATCGCGCTCAGCTTCCTGACGTGGGGTTTCCTGAGCACCGAGACGCTGGCCGGCGTCTCGAGCGCGGCGCTGACCTGGGTGATGAACAACACCGGCTGGCTGTTCGTGCTCACCAGCACCGGCTTCGTGGTGTTCGTGCTGTACCTGGCGCTCGGCCGGTACGGCACGATCCCGCTGGGCCGCGACGACGAACCGCCGGAGTTCAAGGGGATCTCGTGGGTCGCGATGATGTTCAGCGCGGGCATGGGCATCGGGTTGATGTTCTTCGGGGTCGCCGAACCGTTGTCGCATTTCACGACCCCGCCGCCCGGTACCGGTCCGGCAGGCAACCCCGAGGCCGTGCAGAACGCGATGGCCACCACGCTGTTCCACTGGAGTCTGCACCCGTGGGCGATCTACGCCGTGGTGGGTCTGGCGATTGCCTACGGCGTGTACCGCAAGGGGCGTCTGCAGCTGATCAGTGCCGCGTTCGAACCGCTGCTCGGCCCCCGGGCCAACGGCGCGTGGGGCAAGGTCATCGACATGCTGGCGATCTTCGCCACGCTGTTCGGTTCGGCGGCCTCGCTGGGCTTGGGTGCCCTGCAGATTCGTAGCGGTCTGCAGATCGTCGGCGGCATCGGAGAGACCGGAAACACGATCCTGGTCGTCATCATCACGGTGCTGACACTGTGTTTCGTGCTGTCGGCGGTCTCCGGGGTGGCGCGCGGCATCCAGTGGCTGTCCAACATCAACATGGTGATGGCGATCGCGCTGGCCTTCTTCGTGTTCGTGGTCGGCCCTACGGTTTTCATTCTCAACCTGTTGCCGACCACGCTGGGTAGCTACTTCGCCGACCTGAGCATGATGTCGGCGCGCACCGGCGCCGAGGGTCCCGACGTCAACGCCTGGCTGCAGTCGTGGACGATCTTCTACTGGGCGTGGTGGGTGTCGTGGACACCGTTCGTCGGCATGTTCATCGCCCGCATCTCGCGGGGCCGCACCATCCGTCAGTTCGTCGCCGGCGTACTGGTGGTGCCGAGCCTGGTGTCACTGGTCTGGTTCGTGGTGTTCGGCGGTTCGGCGATCAACGTGCAACAGAGCGGCACCGATCTGGCCGGCGAGGGCGGCGTGGAGGAGCAGTTGTTCACACTGCTCGACCAGTATCCGATCGCGACGGTCGCCAGCGTGGTGGTCATGATCCTGGTGGCGATCTTCTTCGTCTCCGGCGCCGACGCCGCGTCGATCGTGATGGGCTCGCTGTCGCAGAAGGGCACCATCAGACCCAGCCGCGGCACCGTCGTGTTCTGGGGTGTGGCCACCGGCGCCGTCGCCGCGGTGATGCTGCTCGTCGGCGGCGAGGACGCACTGACCGGCCTGCAGACCATCACGATCATCGCGGCGCTGCCGTTTGTGCTGGTGATGGTCGGGCTGGCGGTGTCGCTGCTCAAGGATCTGCGTCGCGACCCGATGATCGTGCGGCGCGAATACGCCGTCGAGGCCGTGAACAGCGCGGTGATCGCCGGGGTCACCGCGCACGGCGACGACTTCGTGCTCGCCGTGCAGAAGGACCCGCACGCCGACACCGACGACGACGAGCCGAGCGCGTCGCGCTGA
- a CDS encoding DUF6912 family protein, with protein sequence MRVYVPATLAMLQRLVADESLRPVNGTAFAVTPALREAYAEGDEDELADVALREAALASLRILDDAGTGGLPPRRVVVEADLDDDAVTARPDLDDAVVRISGAVPLDRVIAGYVDTAAAEAAVLAATEVIDAADLGDEDAELTVGDAQDHDLAWYAPQEFPFLLELL encoded by the coding sequence GTGCGCGTCTACGTCCCGGCAACACTGGCCATGCTGCAACGCCTGGTCGCCGACGAATCCCTGCGGCCCGTCAACGGGACCGCGTTCGCGGTGACGCCGGCGTTGCGGGAGGCCTATGCCGAGGGGGACGAGGACGAACTGGCCGATGTCGCCTTGCGTGAGGCGGCGCTGGCGTCGCTGCGCATCCTCGACGACGCGGGCACCGGTGGTCTGCCGCCGCGGCGGGTGGTGGTCGAAGCCGACCTCGACGACGACGCCGTCACCGCGCGGCCCGACCTCGACGACGCCGTGGTCCGCATCTCCGGGGCCGTCCCGCTCGACCGGGTGATCGCCGGCTACGTCGACACAGCGGCGGCCGAGGCCGCCGTGCTGGCCGCGACGGAGGTCATCGACGCCGCCGATCTCGGGGACGAGGACGCCGAGCTGACCGTCGGCGACGCCCAGGACCACGACCTGGCGTGGTACGCGCCCCAGGAGTTTCCGTTCCTGCTCGAGCTGCTCTGA
- a CDS encoding Rv3235 family protein: MSAPRNLSELAQPPSAWRTSPVVDYEPRPRPLARPAPPCPVPSGAALHRAPQRPVRTRRPPPLSHEPPPPRSAVLFAETALRRVIEVIDRRRPVAQLRPLMPPVLVDCVIARAAAPRTGSATLRRVRVRSVGSDGEVTAAEVFASFTRSGRVHAVAGRIIRHDNSWRLVALQIG, encoded by the coding sequence ATGTCCGCACCCCGCAACCTGTCCGAACTCGCGCAGCCGCCGTCGGCGTGGAGAACCTCGCCGGTCGTCGATTACGAACCCCGCCCACGGCCGTTGGCCCGCCCGGCGCCGCCGTGCCCGGTCCCGTCCGGGGCAGCCCTGCACCGGGCGCCGCAACGACCGGTGCGCACCCGCCGTCCGCCGCCACTTTCCCACGAGCCGCCGCCGCCGCGGTCGGCCGTGCTGTTCGCCGAGACCGCGTTGCGCCGGGTCATCGAGGTCATCGACCGGCGCCGGCCCGTGGCGCAGCTGCGTCCGCTGATGCCGCCGGTGCTCGTCGACTGCGTCATCGCCCGCGCCGCGGCGCCGCGGACGGGCAGCGCGACGCTGCGACGGGTGCGGGTCCGCTCCGTCGGCAGCGACGGGGAGGTCACCGCCGCGGAGGTGTTCGCGTCGTTCACCCGCAGCGGCCGCGTACACGCCGTCGCGGGACGGATCATCCGCCACGACAACAGCTGGCGCCTGGTGGCGCTGCAGATCGGATGA
- a CDS encoding fatty acid desaturase, producing MAITDVPEFTHLTETDIENLGRELDAIRQDIEDSRGERDARYIRRTIAAQRALEVAGRLMLAGSSKRRFWWAGTATLGVAKIIENMEIGHNVMHGQWDWMNDPEIHSSSWEWDMSGASKHWRFTHNFMHHKYTNILGMDDDVGYGVIRVTRDQRWRPMNMLNLFFNTLLAVGFEWGVGLQHLELGKISKGRDDRRATLVRVREFGVKAGQQVFKDYVAFPAVTSLSPGATFKSTLTANAVANVIRNIWSNAVIFCGHFPDGAEKFTKTDMIGESRGQWYLRQMLGSANFDNGPVLRFMSGNLCYQIEHHLYPDLPSNRLHEISLRVRELCEKYDLPYTTGSFLVQYGKSWRTIAKLSLPDRFLRDTADDAPETRSERMFADLDPSERRGLKSAIAAVRRRRREKAAVKAAVKPRDLAA from the coding sequence ATGGCCATCACCGACGTACCAGAGTTCACGCACCTGACCGAGACCGACATCGAGAATCTCGGACGCGAACTGGACGCCATCCGCCAGGACATCGAGGACTCCCGAGGCGAGCGGGATGCGCGTTACATCCGCCGCACCATCGCCGCCCAGCGTGCGCTGGAGGTGGCCGGCCGGCTGATGCTGGCGGGCAGCTCCAAGCGCCGGTTCTGGTGGGCCGGCACCGCGACCTTGGGCGTGGCCAAGATCATCGAGAACATGGAGATCGGCCACAACGTCATGCACGGTCAGTGGGATTGGATGAACGATCCCGAGATCCATTCCTCCTCATGGGAATGGGACATGAGCGGCGCCTCCAAGCACTGGCGCTTCACCCACAACTTCATGCACCACAAGTACACGAACATCCTCGGCATGGACGACGACGTGGGCTACGGCGTCATCCGCGTGACCCGCGATCAGCGGTGGCGGCCGATGAACATGCTCAACCTGTTCTTCAACACCCTGCTCGCCGTCGGGTTCGAGTGGGGCGTGGGTCTGCAGCACCTGGAGCTCGGCAAGATCTCCAAGGGCCGCGACGATCGCCGGGCCACGCTGGTGCGGGTCCGTGAGTTCGGGGTCAAGGCCGGCCAGCAGGTGTTCAAGGACTACGTGGCGTTCCCCGCGGTGACGTCGCTGTCACCCGGCGCGACGTTCAAGTCGACGCTGACGGCCAACGCGGTCGCCAACGTGATCCGCAACATCTGGTCCAACGCGGTGATCTTCTGCGGCCATTTCCCCGACGGCGCAGAGAAATTCACCAAGACCGACATGATCGGTGAGAGCCGCGGCCAGTGGTACCTGCGGCAGATGCTCGGCAGCGCCAACTTCGACAACGGCCCCGTGCTGCGGTTCATGAGCGGCAACCTGTGCTACCAGATCGAGCATCACCTGTACCCGGATCTGCCCAGCAACCGGCTCCACGAGATCTCGCTGCGGGTGCGCGAGCTCTGCGAGAAGTACGACCTGCCCTACACCACCGGCTCTTTCCTGGTGCAGTACGGCAAGTCGTGGCGCACGATCGCGAAACTGTCGCTGCCGGACCGGTTCCTGCGCGACACCGCCGACGACGCCCCCGAGACGCGCAGCGAGCGGATGTTCGCCGACCTGGATCCGTCCGAGCGGCGGGGGCTGAAGTCGGCGATCGCCGCGGTGCGCCGGCGCCGGCGCGAGAAGGCCGCCGTGAAGGCCGCGGTCAAGCCGCGGGACCTGGCTGCCTGA